The DNA sequence GGAAATCCGTTGCCACAGTCACGGGCACGACGTCGGCGTCCTTTTTACGAACGATGGGTATCGATGCGACAGCGATGGCAAGCATCGAGGACTGCTACCGCGCGTTGCTGGACGGCGGGTACGACGCGGTGGTATACGACGCGCCCGTGCTGAGGTATTTCGTGGCGCATCAGGGCGATGGCGCCGCCCTGATGGCCGGACCGGTCTTCCAGGAGGACGACTACGGGTTGGTCTTCCGGATCGGCAGCCAGCTACGCAAGCCCGTCGACCAGACGTTGCTGAGCATGCGTGAGGACGGGTCGTTCGGGATGATCGAAGAGAAGTGGTTCGGCGACGACGCAGACAGCACCGTGGAGGGCTAGCTTGCTGTAATGGCGCGTATCGGTTGTTGTCAGCTGGACCCGGTCCTCGGCGATCTTCCTGGGAACGAGGCCCGGATCAGCGCCGCCATCAGCGACGCGGTGAGCGCCGGCGCCGACGTCGTCGTGCTGCCGGAACTGGCCACCTCGGGCTACATGTTCGCAGACGCCGCCGAAGCGCGCGTCGCCGCGCTCGCCGAGGACAGCCCCCAGTTCGCCAGATGGTGTGCGCTGCTGGGCGATTCGATCGCAGTGCTGGGCTTCTGCGAACTCGGCACCGACGGGCGGTTGTACAACAGCGCCGCGGTGCTGCAGTCCGGCGGCGTCACCTCGGTGTATCGCAAGACCCACCTGTGGGACCGGGAGAAACTGATCTTCACGTCGGGAGAGCAGCTGCCGCCGGTGCTCGAGACGCGCCACGGAGCGCTCGCGGTGATGGTCTGCTACGACCTCGAGTTCGCCGAACTGACCCGCCAGGTGGCGGTGGCCGGCGCCGAGATGATCCTCGCGCCGGTGAACTGGCCGCAGTTCCCGCGTCCGGCCGGAGAGCACCCCGGCGAGGTGATCACCGCGATGTCCACCGCGCGGCTCAACCGGCTGGCCGTGGCCGCTTGCGACCGGGCGGGGGTGGAGCGCGGGCAGGCCTGGACCGGCGGCACCGTCATCGTCGACCCCGACGGCTGGATCGCCGCCGAAGCGGGGCCGGGGGTGGGCACAGCGGTCGCCGACATCGATCTGGCGCGAACGCATGACAAGAAGCTGACCGAACATGTCGACCTACTGGCCGACCGCCGGCTCGACCTCTACGGCTGAGCTGGGGTTATCCGGTGCCCTCGGTGAGATTCGAACTCACACTGTACGGGTTTTGAATCCGTTTCCTCTGCCAGTTGGGATACGAGGGCGTCGCACCGTGTCAGTGCGCGGCCTTTCACCATAGAGGATGCCCCCGCGCTCGCTCATCCGGCCCGGGAGCGCCACAATGTCCTCATGTCATCGCCAGGTGCGTCACCGACCGACGCCGTCCCCGCACGCCGCGTTCTCGTCGCCGAGGACGAGGCGCTCATCCGGCTCGACCTGGCGGAGATGCTGCGTGACGAGGGATACGAGATCGTCGGCGAGGCCGGCGACGGGCAGGAGGCCGTCGACCTGGCCGAATCGCTGCGGCCCGACCTGGTGATCATGGACGTCAAGATGCCGCGGCGCGACGGCATCGACGCAGCCTCGGAGATCGCCGCCAAGCGGATCGCCCCGATCGTCATCCTGACCGCGTTCAGCCAGCGCGAGCTCGTGGAACGTGCCCGCGATGCCGGCGCGATGGCCTACCTGGTCAAGCCGTTCAACATCTCCGACCTGATCCCGGCCATCGAGGTGGCGGTCAGCCGGTTCGGCGAGATCGCCGAGCTGGAGAAGGAGGTCGCCAACCTTTCGGACCGGCTGGAGACCCGCAAGCTGGTGG is a window from the Mycolicibacterium poriferae genome containing:
- a CDS encoding nitrilase-related carbon-nitrogen hydrolase, coding for MARIGCCQLDPVLGDLPGNEARISAAISDAVSAGADVVVLPELATSGYMFADAAEARVAALAEDSPQFARWCALLGDSIAVLGFCELGTDGRLYNSAAVLQSGGVTSVYRKTHLWDREKLIFTSGEQLPPVLETRHGALAVMVCYDLEFAELTRQVAVAGAEMILAPVNWPQFPRPAGEHPGEVITAMSTARLNRLAVAACDRAGVERGQAWTGGTVIVDPDGWIAAEAGPGVGTAVADIDLARTHDKKLTEHVDLLADRRLDLYG
- a CDS encoding ANTAR domain-containing response regulator; translated protein: MSSPGASPTDAVPARRVLVAEDEALIRLDLAEMLRDEGYEIVGEAGDGQEAVDLAESLRPDLVIMDVKMPRRDGIDAASEIAAKRIAPIVILTAFSQRELVERARDAGAMAYLVKPFNISDLIPAIEVAVSRFGEIAELEKEVANLSDRLETRKLVERAKGLLQTKQGMTEPEAFKWIQRAAMDRRTTMKRVAEVVMETLDPPAEGAENAST